The proteins below come from a single Anderseniella sp. Alg231-50 genomic window:
- a CDS encoding multiheme c-type cytochrome — MQNYLAELKQIAPNHPPVTGSASPATTELQNYLSELNMKSPHGKIQVAQADTSGKSDQTDDLLIEADKALGKKGSKAKQDSVKQNNKSEPDREVAEPEEKPSDYKKTASKDGKDKKTLTAAEEHLQLFVENKYPAAATCGICHPKHYKEWSVSQHAYAQISPIYLSLNNKINELSNGSNGDFCLRCHSPVGANLGESTFESNLDRHPTSREGITCVVCHRIDRAYNKVSGRLALVEGGLTAPVFGPEGNAGVKDVLDKPEKFRVVTEEKEPGRKIHNKAKVFAPIKTSTFCGSCHDVTLFNGFRLEEAFSEYRLSPAAARGVTCQDCHMGKIEGKPSGYAEGPAAVIGDVPTKSRKLTRHLFSGPDYPIVHPGIFPHNQKAAEFKTLREWLQFKHKEGWGTDKFEDAVPAGYKFPKTWQSVDDRYDAREILKEQFELLEFAKRARLEVLRNGYKLDDVVVERADVGGLAFRVKVRNGTDGHNVPTGFTGERLVWLQVTVTDRDGKVVFLSGDRDANGDLRDGHSSYVHAGKAKLDSQLFSLQSIFVTQNGRGGEIEHVIPIPFPTFALPRVLPSTTSLVFSGEPATERNHKKGIEPNGHRWASYSVDGSKLTGNAPYKATVKLMAQAVPINLITSIQSVGFDFHMTPREVGDELIAGAQMLWKKEVTLGAEGVANTGSGPILLAPAASFGAVVPRGNAAPRNVAPAKPARRQRLTDPVK, encoded by the coding sequence TTGCAGAACTACCTTGCGGAACTGAAGCAAATCGCCCCCAATCATCCTCCGGTTACCGGCAGCGCATCGCCTGCCACGACCGAACTGCAAAACTACCTGTCTGAGCTGAACATGAAGTCGCCGCATGGCAAGATTCAGGTGGCCCAGGCCGATACGTCTGGCAAATCGGATCAGACCGACGACCTGCTGATCGAGGCTGACAAGGCGCTTGGCAAAAAGGGCAGCAAAGCAAAGCAGGACAGTGTCAAACAGAACAACAAGTCCGAGCCGGATCGCGAAGTTGCCGAGCCTGAGGAAAAACCGTCGGACTACAAGAAAACCGCCAGCAAGGACGGCAAGGACAAGAAGACCCTTACAGCCGCGGAAGAACACCTGCAGTTGTTCGTCGAGAACAAGTATCCTGCAGCCGCGACCTGTGGAATTTGCCATCCCAAGCACTACAAGGAATGGTCGGTCTCCCAGCATGCCTACGCGCAGATCAGCCCGATCTATCTGTCTCTCAACAACAAGATCAATGAACTGAGCAATGGCTCAAATGGCGACTTCTGCCTGCGCTGCCACAGCCCCGTTGGCGCCAATCTCGGTGAAAGCACATTTGAATCCAACCTTGACCGTCACCCCACCTCGCGTGAAGGCATTACCTGCGTCGTGTGCCACCGCATCGACAGGGCCTACAACAAGGTCAGTGGCCGCCTGGCACTGGTCGAGGGCGGGTTGACCGCACCGGTGTTTGGGCCCGAGGGTAACGCTGGTGTCAAGGACGTGCTCGACAAGCCCGAAAAGTTCCGCGTCGTCACCGAAGAAAAAGAACCGGGGCGCAAAATCCATAATAAAGCCAAGGTGTTTGCACCGATCAAGACATCCACCTTCTGCGGCAGCTGCCATGATGTGACCCTGTTCAACGGGTTCCGGCTGGAAGAAGCCTTCAGCGAATACCGCCTGTCACCCGCCGCGGCGCGCGGCGTCACCTGCCAGGATTGTCATATGGGCAAGATCGAGGGCAAGCCCTCGGGTTACGCCGAAGGACCTGCCGCTGTCATCGGCGATGTTCCGACCAAGTCACGCAAGCTGACGCGTCACCTGTTCTCCGGCCCGGACTATCCGATCGTTCATCCCGGTATCTTCCCGCATAACCAGAAAGCGGCCGAATTCAAGACCCTGCGCGAATGGCTGCAGTTCAAGCACAAGGAAGGCTGGGGCACCGACAAGTTCGAAGACGCGGTTCCCGCCGGATACAAGTTCCCTAAAACATGGCAGTCAGTCGATGACCGCTACGATGCGCGCGAGATTCTCAAGGAACAGTTTGAGCTGCTTGAGTTTGCCAAGCGGGCACGTCTTGAGGTCCTGCGCAACGGATACAAGCTCGACGACGTGGTTGTGGAGCGCGCTGACGTGGGCGGCCTCGCCTTCCGGGTCAAGGTTCGCAATGGCACCGACGGCCACAACGTGCCGACCGGCTTCACCGGCGAGCGCCTGGTATGGCTCCAGGTCACCGTCACCGACCGTGACGGCAAGGTTGTCTTCCTGTCCGGCGACAGGGACGCCAATGGCGACCTGAGAGATGGGCACTCGTCTTACGTCCATGCAGGCAAGGCCAAGCTCGACAGCCAGCTGTTCAGCCTGCAGTCCATCTTCGTCACCCAGAACGGACGCGGCGGCGAAATCGAACACGTCATCCCGATACCGTTCCCGACATTTGCCCTGCCCCGCGTGTTGCCGTCTACGACATCACTCGTGTTCAGCGGCGAACCGGCAACGGAACGCAACCACAAGAAGGGCATTGAGCCAAACGGCCATCGCTGGGCTTCTTACAGCGTGGACGGCAGCAAGCTGACCGGCAACGCACCGTACAAGGCAACCGTCAAGCTGATGGCGCAGGCCGTGCCGATCAACCTCATCACCAGCATCCAGAGTGTTGGCTTCGACTTCCACATGACACCGCGCGAGGTCGGCGATGAGCTGATAGCCGGTGCCCAGATGCTCTGGAAGAAAGAAGTGACCTTGGGTGCAGAAGGGGTTGCGAATACGGGATCCGGACCCATCCTGCTGGCTCCGGCTGCCTCCTTCGGAGCCGTGGTTCCCCGTGGTAATGCGGCACCGCGAAACGTGGCGCCCGCCAAACCGGCCCGCCGCCAGCGGTTAACAGACCCGGTCAAGTAG
- a CDS encoding 2Fe-2S iron-sulfur cluster-binding protein — MELTELTQLAGIMVAGAASMRAAISVASFAGRRYQYARQEKKYIAQFRHVTARVFEDAPVQRQKTELLWQGKRKFRVVNRVYENYNQDVCSFYLEPFDGRSIPSFRPGQFLTFSVPVPGQAEPETRCYSLSESPAVRNYYRVTVKRIGAPPDAPEGTPPGQVSDYFHNHLQTGSIIDVYPPSGSFCLEENTEKPIVLIAGGVGITPILSMLNWLAATRSNREIWFFYGVRNRGEHAMYEYLQKLAGHMRNLRMVVAYSEPTNMCRHNVDFHLRGNITEEILRPVLEARDCDVYVCGPAPMMSALGRAFQNIGVPAENVRSESFGAASLVVADTAEVQKPEPEAEQAFQIEFARSGKKVEWSPGDGSLLELAMANGIKARCGCRQGVCGTCAIALKDGEVDYERTPEKTPAPGKCLPCVARPQSNLVLDM, encoded by the coding sequence ATGGAGTTGACGGAACTCACACAACTCGCCGGTATCATGGTGGCAGGCGCCGCCTCGATGCGTGCGGCAATCAGCGTGGCATCCTTTGCCGGCCGCAGGTACCAGTACGCACGGCAGGAGAAAAAGTACATTGCGCAGTTTCGCCATGTAACAGCCCGTGTCTTTGAAGACGCTCCGGTCCAGCGGCAGAAAACGGAGCTGCTGTGGCAGGGCAAGAGAAAATTCCGCGTCGTCAACCGGGTGTACGAAAACTACAATCAGGACGTCTGCTCGTTTTACCTGGAGCCTTTTGACGGCAGATCAATACCGTCATTCCGCCCCGGCCAGTTTCTCACTTTCTCCGTACCTGTGCCTGGCCAGGCAGAACCGGAGACCCGTTGCTATTCACTGTCGGAAAGCCCTGCCGTCAGAAACTACTACCGTGTGACGGTCAAGAGAATTGGCGCTCCGCCCGACGCGCCGGAAGGCACGCCCCCGGGACAGGTTTCGGACTATTTCCACAACCATCTGCAGACAGGCTCGATCATCGATGTCTATCCGCCGTCGGGGTCATTCTGCCTCGAGGAAAACACCGAAAAACCGATTGTCCTGATCGCCGGCGGCGTTGGGATTACGCCAATCCTTTCAATGTTGAACTGGCTGGCCGCCACCCGGTCAAACCGCGAAATCTGGTTTTTCTACGGTGTCCGCAACCGCGGCGAACATGCCATGTATGAGTACCTGCAGAAATTAGCCGGCCATATGCGCAACCTGCGCATGGTCGTCGCCTACAGTGAGCCCACCAACATGTGCCGGCACAACGTCGATTTCCATCTCAGGGGCAATATCACCGAAGAGATTCTGCGGCCCGTACTGGAAGCGCGCGATTGTGATGTATATGTGTGCGGTCCAGCCCCCATGATGAGTGCTCTCGGCAGGGCTTTTCAGAACATCGGTGTCCCTGCCGAAAATGTCAGGTCCGAGTCATTCGGAGCGGCCTCGCTTGTTGTCGCAGATACAGCCGAAGTGCAAAAACCCGAACCTGAGGCCGAACAGGCCTTTCAGATCGAGTTTGCCCGATCGGGAAAGAAGGTGGAATGGTCGCCGGGCGACGGCTCGCTTCTCGAACTGGCCATGGCCAACGGCATCAAGGCGCGTTGCGGTTGCCGGCAGGGAGTTTGCGGCACTTGTGCAATTGCCCTGAAAGATGGCGAAGTGGACTATGAACGCACGCCTGAAAAAACACCGGCACCGGGCAAGTGCCTGCCGTGCGTAGCACGGCCGCAAAGCAATCTTGTGCTGGATATGTGA
- a CDS encoding 4Fe-4S dicluster domain-containing protein, giving the protein MAQGNLVRRPQRWDEAFGRERIHADWVNLILSSQILGEINPADFPDDLSLADIITHDCAIKWCERGEIVYAAGSYQTSIFVVLNGGVRVSDEAGPEHAAGSSAMPQLNAWLSPLLKGKFGRAESNVTRFPTVRLGRYEMFGEVEAMTRTPRSNTAVADVDRTALLEITWPGARELLHWSDAFRFRVEELYRARSVEVGLKESGLFSHVDPDTLVAIAQQCSFERHGSFDWSHVYQRENATGQKSAQMIEQEPVIIEQGHYLEDMFLIRAGFARVTEKTHDKEFSVGFLESGSVFGLTELEEGLHFGSHPHAERGLRSVGYTDLIRIPEHIVGKFMLPGLKRRGMGVAPVPGQISHADLSLLDFVVDNRFINATNAMVIDTTRCVGCDDCVRACAAAHDGIPRFVRTGRTHANLMVTSACMHCTDPVCLIDCPTGAIHRDAVSGSVVINDDTCIGCATCSSACPYNNIQMREVTGPDGAILIDEDGSTHLKATKCDLCAGHSGGPACQRACPHDALTRIDIRDMDILSDRQPRV; this is encoded by the coding sequence TTGGCGCAGGGAAATCTGGTCAGACGACCGCAACGTTGGGATGAGGCATTTGGCCGAGAGCGTATCCATGCTGACTGGGTCAATCTGATTCTGTCTTCCCAGATTCTGGGAGAGATCAACCCGGCAGACTTTCCCGACGATTTGTCGCTTGCAGACATCATTACCCATGATTGCGCAATCAAATGGTGCGAGCGCGGTGAGATTGTCTACGCTGCAGGCAGCTATCAGACATCGATATTCGTGGTGCTCAACGGTGGTGTCCGGGTATCGGACGAAGCTGGCCCGGAGCATGCCGCCGGGTCATCGGCCATGCCGCAGCTGAACGCCTGGCTCAGCCCGCTGCTGAAGGGAAAGTTCGGGCGTGCTGAAAGCAACGTGACACGGTTTCCGACGGTTCGCCTCGGACGTTATGAAATGTTCGGCGAAGTCGAGGCCATGACGCGCACACCGCGCAGCAACACAGCTGTTGCCGATGTCGACAGGACGGCGCTGCTGGAGATCACGTGGCCGGGCGCCCGTGAACTGCTGCACTGGTCAGACGCCTTTCGTTTCCGGGTTGAAGAACTGTATCGCGCCCGCAGTGTCGAAGTGGGGCTGAAAGAAAGCGGGCTGTTTTCCCACGTTGACCCTGACACACTGGTGGCGATTGCGCAGCAATGCAGCTTCGAACGCCATGGCAGTTTTGACTGGTCTCATGTTTATCAGCGCGAAAACGCCACCGGGCAAAAAAGTGCCCAGATGATCGAGCAGGAACCTGTGATCATCGAACAGGGCCACTACCTGGAAGACATGTTTCTCATTCGCGCAGGCTTCGCGCGTGTCACCGAAAAAACCCATGACAAGGAGTTTTCGGTCGGGTTCCTGGAAAGCGGCAGTGTCTTCGGCCTTACCGAGCTGGAAGAAGGTCTTCATTTCGGCAGCCATCCGCATGCCGAGCGAGGCTTGCGTTCTGTCGGTTATACCGACCTGATCCGGATACCGGAACATATCGTCGGCAAGTTCATGCTGCCCGGATTGAAGCGCCGAGGCATGGGGGTGGCGCCGGTACCCGGACAAATCTCACACGCTGACCTGTCGCTGCTGGATTTTGTCGTCGACAATCGCTTCATCAATGCGACCAATGCCATGGTTATCGATACTACAAGGTGCGTTGGGTGTGACGACTGCGTCAGGGCGTGTGCTGCGGCTCATGACGGGATTCCGAGGTTTGTCAGAACCGGGCGTACCCATGCCAACCTTATGGTCACCAGTGCCTGCATGCACTGCACTGATCCGGTCTGCCTCATCGATTGCCCGACCGGCGCCATTCACCGCGACGCAGTCAGCGGGTCGGTTGTTATCAACGACGACACATGCATCGGATGTGCGACCTGCTCCAGCGCCTGCCCGTACAACAACATCCAGATGAGGGAAGTAACGGGGCCGGACGGCGCCATCCTGATCGACGAGGATGGCAGTACACACCTGAAAGCGACAAAATGCGACCTATGCGCCGGGCACAGTGGTGGCCCGGCATGCCAGCGGGCGTGTCCGCATGATGCACTGACGCGCATCGACATACGCGATATGGATATACTGTCTGACCGGCAGCCACGCGTGTAA
- a CDS encoding multiheme c-type cytochrome, translating into MDTCHDRTRYHVVKIVVLAAVFLLAAIASATSQSVKKPLNHKKIVGPNACAECHKETTEIWKKTHHSTTFKKMPRSKEARKIANKMKIKRIKSESLCLTCHFTTKIKRKKKKPIAGISCESCHSAGKDWEKVHSEFSGKTEKTESKAEEAKRWKKAEKLGMIRPAAIYKLAKNCYSCHVVPQEKLVNVGGHPAGSSFELVSWSQGEVRHNVWYSKGKTNKTASAGRKRILYITGLAVELETALRAVAVATKSKAYAFRMARRADAARKKMKKVAAAVPKAGEVDKIVKLGYSAGLKLNNKKALLKAAKGIASTSLALIAKYDGSTFGAVDPLIPNESKYKGKPPE; encoded by the coding sequence ATGGACACATGCCATGACCGGACACGGTACCATGTCGTGAAGATTGTCGTTCTGGCTGCGGTTTTTCTGCTGGCTGCAATCGCATCGGCAACGTCGCAATCTGTCAAGAAACCGCTGAACCACAAAAAGATCGTGGGGCCGAATGCCTGTGCAGAGTGTCACAAGGAAACCACCGAGATATGGAAGAAGACGCACCATTCCACGACTTTCAAGAAAATGCCGCGCAGCAAGGAAGCCCGCAAGATTGCCAACAAGATGAAGATCAAGCGGATCAAGTCGGAAAGCTTGTGCCTGACCTGCCATTTCACCACTAAGATCAAGAGGAAGAAAAAGAAGCCGATTGCCGGAATTTCCTGTGAATCCTGTCACTCTGCAGGCAAGGACTGGGAGAAAGTGCACAGCGAGTTTTCCGGCAAAACCGAAAAGACGGAATCGAAGGCCGAAGAGGCAAAAAGATGGAAAAAGGCGGAAAAACTGGGCATGATCCGGCCTGCGGCAATCTACAAGCTGGCCAAGAATTGTTACAGTTGCCACGTGGTTCCCCAGGAAAAACTGGTCAATGTCGGGGGACATCCGGCGGGCAGTTCGTTCGAGCTGGTTTCCTGGTCGCAAGGCGAGGTGCGCCACAATGTGTGGTATTCGAAAGGCAAGACGAACAAAACGGCCAGCGCCGGGCGAAAGCGTATTCTGTATATAACCGGTCTGGCGGTCGAACTTGAAACCGCGCTGCGCGCTGTGGCGGTCGCAACCAAGAGCAAGGCTTATGCGTTCAGGATGGCACGGCGTGCTGATGCTGCACGCAAGAAAATGAAAAAAGTGGCCGCGGCAGTTCCGAAAGCGGGCGAAGTCGACAAGATCGTCAAGCTGGGGTATTCGGCCGGCCTGAAACTCAATAACAAGAAGGCGCTTTTGAAGGCTGCCAAGGGCATCGCGAGTACGTCGCTTGCCCTGATCGCAAAGTATGACGGCAGCACATTCGGCGCTGTTGATCCGTTGATTCCCAATGAAAGCAAGTACAAGGGAAAGCCTCCCGAGTAA
- a CDS encoding VIT1/CCC1 transporter family protein, whose amino-acid sequence MQLEHDHSIEGIRTRLASGNSPNYLRDWVYGGIDGAITTFAIVAGVLGAGLSANIILILGLANLLADGFSMAASNYTGTKTEVDELDRYREIEKRHIRQDPEGEREEVRQILQGKGLEGPALDDAVKAVTSSEETWINTMLVDEYGLATNLRSPLKSGLATMASFVLFGAIPLAPFLLGLADAVTVALAMTLAAFFLIGTIKSRWSLATWWQSGLETLAIGLAASALAYGVGYLVKDLAA is encoded by the coding sequence ATGCAGCTTGAACACGATCACAGCATTGAAGGTATCAGGACGAGGCTGGCCAGCGGCAACAGTCCCAACTACCTGCGCGACTGGGTCTATGGCGGTATTGACGGAGCCATCACGACATTTGCCATTGTGGCAGGCGTCCTGGGTGCCGGCCTGTCGGCCAACATCATCTTGATCCTCGGCCTTGCCAACCTGCTGGCTGACGGTTTTTCGATGGCGGCAAGCAACTACACCGGCACCAAGACGGAGGTTGATGAACTTGACCGATATCGCGAAATCGAGAAACGGCACATCCGGCAGGACCCCGAAGGTGAACGCGAAGAGGTCAGGCAGATCCTGCAGGGCAAGGGTCTTGAAGGGCCGGCACTGGACGATGCCGTCAAGGCGGTGACGTCCAGCGAGGAAACCTGGATCAACACCATGCTGGTTGACGAATACGGCCTGGCCACCAATTTGCGCTCGCCCCTGAAATCAGGCCTCGCCACCATGGCGTCATTTGTCCTGTTTGGCGCCATTCCGCTGGCGCCATTTCTGCTCGGGCTTGCCGATGCCGTCACAGTCGCACTCGCCATGACGCTGGCGGCGTTTTTCCTGATCGGCACCATCAAGAGCAGATGGTCCCTGGCAACATGGTGGCAGTCCGGCCTTGAGACACTGGCAATCGGACTGGCGGCATCCGCTCTTGCCTACGGTGTCGGATACCTGGTGAAAGATCTGGCCGCCTAG
- a CDS encoding NYN domain-containing protein, whose protein sequence is MIEPQSPRLAVLIDADNASARIADGLFEEIAKIGEASVRRIYGDFSSGRSKGWADQLSKHAIIPHQQFAYTTGKNASDITLVIDAMDLLHSGRFAGFCLVSSDSDFTRLAARIREQGVDVFGFGEQKTPESFRQACRRFIYTENLLPGASAGEDEQQSDTRSLQPPSAATPIIRKAIDQIETEDGWVPLGEVGKQLPNLSPDFDPRTFGSRKLSDLIRKTNAFVIDLPQGGAMRIRPAAKKARNTKSKGAEKQN, encoded by the coding sequence TTGATTGAACCACAGTCCCCCCGTCTTGCTGTTCTGATAGATGCCGACAATGCGTCGGCGAGAATCGCTGACGGCCTGTTTGAGGAAATTGCCAAGATTGGGGAAGCCAGCGTCAGGCGCATTTACGGGGATTTCTCGAGCGGCCGCTCGAAAGGCTGGGCAGACCAACTGTCAAAGCACGCCATTATTCCACACCAGCAGTTTGCCTATACGACCGGCAAGAACGCGTCCGACATCACACTGGTCATAGATGCTATGGACCTGCTGCACAGCGGCAGGTTTGCCGGCTTCTGCCTGGTGTCCTCCGACAGCGATTTCACCCGCCTGGCCGCCCGGATAAGGGAACAGGGCGTTGACGTGTTCGGCTTCGGCGAACAGAAAACGCCGGAGAGTTTTCGCCAGGCATGCCGCAGGTTCATCTACACGGAAAACCTGTTGCCCGGTGCATCTGCGGGCGAAGACGAGCAGCAATCGGATACCAGATCACTGCAACCGCCAAGTGCAGCAACGCCAATCATCAGGAAGGCCATCGATCAGATCGAAACCGAGGACGGCTGGGTCCCGCTTGGTGAGGTCGGAAAGCAGCTTCCCAACCTGTCACCCGACTTCGACCCCAGAACATTCGGCTCGCGTAAGTTGAGCGATCTCATCCGCAAAACCAACGCCTTCGTGATAGACCTTCCGCAAGGTGGAGCCATGCGCATCCGTCCGGCAGCGAAAAAAGCTCGCAACACAAAGAGCAAAGGCGCCGAGAAGCAGAACTGA
- a CDS encoding FAD:protein FMN transferase, with protein sequence MKLSRRRFMTISACLAVAGAACPTNAKTVSWRGVALGAEAKLIITGMPETEARRLIRLALGEIDRLEDIFSLYRADSRLCLLNSKGVLQSPPPELLSTLSQVDAVHTATGGLFDPTVQPLWRAFAECGGRPDPKHVRSARGKIGWCHVRYGMREIEFDRPGMQLTLNGIAQGFVTDRISALLRSEGLENAVVNMGEISTLGHRPGGAGWRVGLTVNGDEAPTDFVEMKNRCVATSAPLATTFDGTNSHILSPITGRPVGSRWRRVSVVHRSAAIADGLSTAAVMMDEQQLAECMEKVAQVTVNARRCDGTLLAI encoded by the coding sequence ATGAAGCTGTCCCGCCGCCGGTTCATGACTATCTCGGCCTGCCTGGCCGTGGCGGGCGCAGCCTGTCCCACCAACGCGAAGACCGTCTCATGGCGGGGTGTTGCGCTGGGCGCTGAAGCAAAGCTGATCATAACCGGCATGCCGGAAACTGAAGCCAGGCGCCTCATCAGACTGGCGTTGGGAGAAATAGACCGCTTGGAAGATATTTTCAGCCTGTATCGCGCCGACAGCAGGTTGTGCCTACTCAACTCAAAGGGTGTTCTGCAATCGCCGCCTCCGGAGCTGCTGTCCACGCTGTCTCAGGTAGATGCCGTTCACACTGCAACGGGTGGTCTCTTTGACCCGACAGTGCAACCGCTGTGGCGGGCCTTTGCCGAGTGCGGCGGCAGACCCGATCCAAAGCATGTCCGCAGTGCTCGCGGAAAAATTGGCTGGTGCCATGTACGCTACGGCATGAGAGAAATTGAGTTCGACAGACCCGGCATGCAACTGACTCTCAACGGCATTGCCCAGGGTTTTGTTACCGACCGAATATCCGCGTTGCTTCGCTCCGAAGGCCTTGAGAATGCTGTTGTCAATATGGGTGAAATTTCCACCCTGGGTCACAGGCCGGGCGGTGCCGGATGGCGGGTCGGATTGACAGTGAACGGCGATGAGGCACCAACGGACTTCGTTGAAATGAAGAACAGGTGTGTGGCGACATCCGCGCCGCTTGCAACCACATTTGATGGTACCAACAGTCACATTCTCAGCCCGATAACAGGGCGTCCGGTCGGCTCCAGATGGCGACGGGTGAGTGTTGTCCATCGCTCGGCTGCAATAGCCGACGGGCTTTCAACCGCCGCCGTCATGATGGATGAACAACAACTGGCTGAGTGTATGGAAAAGGTCGCTCAGGTGACCGTGAATGCCAGGCGCTGTGATGGAACTTTATTGGCAATCTGA
- a CDS encoding nitrous oxide reductase accessory protein NosL, translated as MISRSASTSLCLACLLLLSACNEQSAKQEVPAPVAMTEEAVGHYCNMNILEHTGPKAQVHVERLLFPIFFSQVRDAIAFMRLPEETQEAVVVYVNDMGKSEQWDFPGDDTWIDIQEAFFVINSARAGGMGAPEAIPFGSEAAAKGFSVKHGGKVVRLAEIPDAYVLGPVDLKQQGQLTTGSVK; from the coding sequence ATGATCAGCAGATCCGCCAGCACCTCACTTTGTCTGGCCTGCCTGTTGCTTTTGTCGGCCTGCAATGAACAAAGCGCAAAACAGGAGGTGCCGGCCCCTGTTGCGATGACCGAAGAGGCTGTGGGTCATTATTGCAATATGAACATTCTGGAGCACACCGGGCCGAAAGCGCAGGTGCACGTTGAGCGGCTGTTGTTTCCGATTTTTTTCTCCCAGGTGCGCGACGCAATTGCCTTCATGCGCCTGCCGGAAGAAACCCAGGAGGCTGTTGTCGTCTATGTCAACGATATGGGCAAATCCGAGCAATGGGATTTTCCCGGCGATGACACCTGGATTGATATTCAAGAGGCCTTCTTCGTCATCAACAGCGCCAGGGCAGGGGGCATGGGCGCTCCGGAAGCCATTCCGTTTGGCAGCGAAGCCGCAGCAAAAGGCTTTTCCGTCAAACACGGAGGGAAGGTTGTGCGCCTGGCGGAAATCCCGGATGCCTATGTGCTTGGTCCGGTTGATCTGAAGCAGCAAGGCCAGTTAACCACGGGCTCGGTCAAATGA
- a CDS encoding ABC transporter permease subunit — MSAILTIAQAEIRIGIRNRWVLLASIILLVFALLLALLGSAPSGATKADGLSVVVASLSTLSVYLVPLIALLLSFDAIAGEIDRGTLQLTLATPVSRGQVLFGKFCGHVIVLSLAVVLGYGVAGTLVFAAGQNTGMGGIVDLARVIATSLALGATFIAIGYVASVSVRQTGTAAALAVAIWLFAVVLYDLALLGGLLASPDGFFAKVLFPYLLLLNPADAFRVFNMAAIDAATASTGLAAGGSAMPFLPQLAIISPFVWMVIALGLSTAILGRVQP, encoded by the coding sequence ATGAGTGCAATTCTCACAATCGCGCAGGCTGAAATCCGTATCGGGATCCGTAACCGATGGGTGCTTCTCGCCTCGATCATTCTGCTGGTGTTTGCGCTGCTGCTGGCCTTGCTTGGCAGTGCACCGTCCGGTGCCACCAAAGCAGATGGTCTGAGTGTCGTGGTAGCCAGCCTTTCCACGCTGTCGGTTTACCTGGTGCCGCTGATTGCACTCTTGTTGTCATTTGATGCGATTGCCGGCGAGATTGATCGCGGAACGCTGCAGCTGACACTGGCCACCCCGGTTTCGCGAGGGCAGGTCCTGTTTGGCAAGTTCTGTGGCCATGTCATTGTGTTGTCCCTGGCCGTTGTGCTCGGCTACGGAGTTGCCGGTACGCTCGTGTTTGCTGCGGGACAGAATACCGGTATGGGTGGCATTGTTGACCTGGCTCGCGTGATAGCTACCAGCCTGGCGCTGGGCGCCACCTTCATTGCCATTGGATATGTGGCAAGCGTCAGCGTACGCCAGACCGGGACTGCAGCAGCGCTGGCCGTGGCCATCTGGCTTTTTGCAGTGGTGCTTTACGACCTGGCGCTGCTCGGCGGATTGCTCGCCAGTCCAGACGGGTTTTTTGCCAAGGTTCTGTTTCCCTATTTGCTCTTGCTCAACCCGGCCGATGCATTCCGGGTATTTAATATGGCGGCAATAGACGCTGCGACTGCGTCAACAGGACTTGCGGCGGGTGGCAGCGCAATGCCGTTCCTGCCACAACTGGCCATCATCAGCCCGTTTGTGTGGATGGTGATTGCGCTCGGCCTGTCGACGGCAATTCTCGGGAGGGTTCAACCATGA